In Vibrio japonicus, the following are encoded in one genomic region:
- a CDS encoding LysR family transcriptional regulator: MDIKQLKYLIALEQTKHFGQAAALCHITQPTLSMRIRSLEEELDLELIQRSQRFEGFTEAGERILAWAKTVLAAHDGLQAEAANCRGQLVGSLRLGMVPLASQNPMQLLKPLAERFPELRFQVLSMTSEQIIDQLNRNQLDLGMCYVDQVNTAYFDVIELNATKLGVLFDERHFDFAESEIMWESLNTIPLGLLSKGMHYRHSIDLSFVSKGLVPQTVIESNSTFHLIQAVTSGLCCAIMPLNCGLEELNDTLRIVPIEEAVVHAPLGLLKRKQEPFSALTDQCFLEAKNIFNQ, translated from the coding sequence ATGGATATTAAACAGCTCAAATATTTGATTGCATTAGAACAGACCAAACACTTTGGCCAAGCAGCGGCATTATGCCATATCACCCAGCCTACGCTCTCTATGAGAATACGCAGCTTGGAAGAAGAACTCGACCTTGAATTAATACAAAGAAGTCAAAGATTTGAAGGATTTACAGAAGCCGGCGAAAGAATATTGGCTTGGGCGAAAACGGTATTAGCCGCTCACGATGGGTTACAGGCGGAAGCAGCCAATTGTCGAGGGCAGCTTGTCGGTTCTTTAAGGCTTGGTATGGTACCGCTAGCAAGCCAAAACCCTATGCAATTGCTAAAACCCCTTGCTGAGCGTTTCCCGGAGTTACGGTTTCAAGTACTTTCGATGACATCTGAACAGATCATAGACCAGCTCAATCGTAATCAGCTGGATTTAGGCATGTGCTACGTTGACCAAGTCAACACCGCCTATTTCGACGTGATAGAGCTCAACGCCACCAAACTTGGCGTGTTGTTCGATGAACGACATTTTGATTTTGCAGAGTCAGAAATTATGTGGGAGTCACTCAACACGATACCGCTTGGACTCTTATCAAAAGGCATGCATTACCGCCACTCCATTGACCTCAGTTTTGTCAGTAAAGGACTGGTTCCACAAACCGTCATTGAGAGCAACTCGACGTTCCATTTAATTCAAGCGGTAACGAGTGGGTTATGCTGCGCGATTATGCCACTCAACTGTGGTCTTGAGGAATTAAACGACACGCTCCGTATTGTTCCGATTGAAGAAGCCGTTGTTCACGCGCCTTTGGGGTTACTAAAACGAAAACAAGAACCGTTTTCTGCCCTGACAGACCAATGCTTCTTAGAAGCTAAAAACATATTTAATCAATAA
- a CDS encoding aspartate/glutamate racemase family protein translates to MKTIGIIGGMSWESTVTYYQELNKAVKHIEGGFHSAKVIINSIDFAEIEVLQRLGRWDEAATILCDAAKSLEKAGADLLLIAANTMHIVADQVEEAVNIPLIHIVDATGQKLVEQGISKIGLLGTAFTMEQAFYKQRLTDKFGIEVIVPNGVQRRLVHDVIYDELCLGKINQTSKQDYRAIIDDLVENGAQGVILGCTEIGMLIQQEDTDVALFDTAQLHVEAAIREALK, encoded by the coding sequence ATGAAAACGATCGGAATCATCGGTGGTATGAGTTGGGAATCGACGGTTACCTATTACCAAGAACTAAATAAGGCGGTTAAGCATATAGAAGGCGGTTTTCACTCAGCTAAGGTGATCATCAATAGCATAGACTTTGCGGAAATCGAAGTGCTGCAACGGTTAGGAAGATGGGACGAAGCAGCCACCATTTTGTGTGATGCCGCCAAATCGCTTGAAAAAGCGGGTGCAGATTTGTTACTCATTGCGGCGAACACCATGCATATTGTCGCGGATCAGGTCGAAGAAGCCGTCAACATTCCTCTGATTCATATCGTAGACGCAACTGGCCAAAAATTAGTTGAGCAGGGGATTTCTAAGATTGGCTTACTGGGAACGGCCTTTACAATGGAGCAAGCGTTTTACAAACAGCGTTTAACCGATAAATTTGGTATTGAAGTCATTGTGCCAAATGGTGTTCAGCGACGCTTGGTTCACGATGTTATCTATGATGAACTCTGTTTGGGTAAGATCAACCAAACTTCAAAGCAAGACTACAGAGCCATCATCGACGATCTTGTGGAGAATGGCGCTCAAGGGGTAATTCTAGGTTGTACAGAGATCGGAATGCTCATTCAACAGGAAGATACGGACGTCGCACTATTTGATACCGCTCAGTTGCATGTGGAAGCGGCTATCCGCGAGGCGTTGAAATGA
- a CDS encoding SDR family oxidoreductase, which translates to MKKLALITGSKGGIGSAISSQLVNDGYRVIATYFTGKYECALEWFNEKGFTEDQVRLFELDVTDSEQCAERLEKLLEEEGTIDVVVNNAGITRDGLFKKMNAQAWKDVIDTNLNSVFNVTQPLFAAMCEKGNGRVINISSVNGVKGQFGQANYSAAKAGMIGFSKALAAEGARSGVTVNVVAPGYTGTPMVEQMKPEVLDSIKAQIPLKRLATPEEIAQSVSFLASDAGAYITGETLNINGGLYMQ; encoded by the coding sequence ATGAAAAAGCTCGCTTTGATCACTGGATCAAAAGGCGGAATTGGTTCTGCAATTTCTTCTCAATTAGTTAACGATGGGTATCGTGTAATCGCAACGTATTTCACTGGTAAATACGAATGTGCATTGGAATGGTTTAACGAAAAAGGTTTTACCGAAGACCAAGTACGTCTGTTCGAACTTGATGTTACGGATAGCGAGCAATGTGCCGAGCGCCTAGAAAAGCTTCTTGAAGAAGAAGGAACGATTGATGTAGTAGTAAATAACGCTGGTATTACTCGCGATGGCTTGTTCAAGAAAATGAATGCTCAAGCATGGAAAGACGTTATCGACACGAACCTTAACAGCGTGTTTAACGTTACACAGCCTCTATTCGCGGCAATGTGCGAAAAAGGTAACGGCCGAGTGATCAACATCTCTTCAGTGAACGGCGTGAAAGGCCAGTTTGGTCAAGCGAATTACTCAGCAGCAAAAGCAGGCATGATTGGTTTCTCTAAAGCATTAGCAGCAGAAGGTGCTCGTAGCGGTGTGACAGTGAATGTCGTTGCACCAGGCTACACTGGTACTCCAATGGTAGAGCAAATGAAGCCAGAAGTGCTTGACTCTATCAAGGCTCAGATCCCTCTAAAACGTTTGGCTACGCCTGAAGAAATTGCTCAGTCAGTTTCTTTCTTAGCGAGTGACGCGGGTGCTTACATCACTGGCGAAACTCTGAATATCAACGGCGGCTTATACATGCAATAA
- a CDS encoding acetyl-CoA C-acetyltransferase, which yields MEKVFIVAAKRTPIGAFGGTLKGISAGNLGAVAIKAALEQSKVNPELVDEVIVGNVVGAAQGMSIGRQASIYAGIPDTVPAYTLNMVCGSGMKTVMDAVSHIRSGDASVVVAAGVEVMSQIPFTVPSSVRDGHKMGNMNLTDLLINDGLTDVFNQYHMGVTAENVARQVGISREQQDEYALSSQMKAVAAIEAGKFKDEIVPVEVQQRRETIVFDTDEYPKANASLSGLQKLRPAFDREGTVTAGNASGINDGASAIIVASESAVEQYGLEPLAEIVSYAQSGLAPEIMGLGPVEAVTRALDKAELTTGDIDVYELNEAFAAQALGVIHSLADEHNVSVESIQDKANVNGGAIALGHPLGASGNRILVSLIHELNRSNGKYGVASLCVGGGMGTAVVIKSIA from the coding sequence ATGGAAAAAGTATTTATTGTAGCAGCGAAGCGTACACCTATCGGCGCATTCGGTGGAACACTGAAAGGTATCTCTGCAGGTAATCTTGGTGCGGTTGCGATTAAAGCGGCATTGGAGCAGAGCAAAGTAAACCCAGAGCTAGTGGATGAAGTTATCGTTGGTAACGTAGTTGGCGCAGCACAGGGTATGAGCATTGGCCGTCAAGCATCAATCTATGCTGGCATTCCTGACACAGTACCGGCTTACACACTGAATATGGTGTGTGGTAGCGGCATGAAAACTGTGATGGATGCAGTGAGCCACATTCGTTCAGGCGACGCTTCGGTTGTTGTTGCTGCGGGTGTTGAAGTGATGTCTCAAATTCCATTCACTGTACCTAGTTCAGTTCGTGATGGCCACAAGATGGGCAACATGAATTTGACAGATCTGTTAATCAATGATGGTTTGACAGACGTGTTTAATCAATACCACATGGGTGTGACTGCTGAGAATGTAGCACGTCAGGTAGGTATTTCACGTGAGCAGCAAGACGAGTACGCACTGTCTAGCCAAATGAAAGCGGTTGCTGCAATCGAAGCAGGCAAGTTTAAAGACGAGATTGTTCCGGTTGAAGTGCAACAGCGTAGAGAAACGATCGTATTCGACACGGATGAATATCCAAAAGCGAATGCATCACTAAGCGGACTTCAAAAACTGCGCCCAGCATTTGATCGCGAAGGCACAGTGACAGCAGGTAATGCGTCAGGTATCAACGATGGCGCAAGTGCTATCATCGTCGCGAGCGAGTCAGCAGTAGAGCAGTACGGTTTAGAACCACTAGCGGAAATCGTTAGCTACGCTCAGTCTGGTCTTGCGCCTGAAATCATGGGCCTTGGTCCTGTTGAAGCAGTGACGCGCGCACTAGATAAAGCAGAGCTAACCACTGGTGATATCGACGTATACGAATTGAATGAAGCATTTGCAGCGCAGGCGCTGGGTGTTATCCATTCTTTGGCTGACGAGCACAATGTCTCGGTAGAGTCTATTCAAGACAAAGCCAACGTGAACGGCGGTGCAATTGCATTAGGTCACCCACTGGGTGCATCAGGCAACCGAATTCTGGTTTCACTTATCCACGAACTTAATCGTTCTAACGGTAAATATGGCGTGGCATCACTTTGTGTGGGCGGCGGCATGGGAACTGCAGTTGTTATTAAATCTATTGCTTAA
- a CDS encoding FdhF/YdeP family oxidoreductase, translating into MSQKEQIKAYKGPAGGWGALKAVTKSWWGSENAVKNIRTMLKTNQNGGFDCPGCAWGESPESGKVNFCENGAKAVNWEATKRLVDPEFFSHHSVTSMLKQTDYWLEYQGRITHPMRYDAKTDHYVPINWEDAFELIALHLNQLESPHQAEFYTSGRASNEAAFLYQLFVRAFGTNNFPDCSNMCHEASAIGMKDTIGVGKGTVIFDDFEKADAIFVIGQNPGTNHPRMLEPLREAVKRGAQVICINPLKERGLERFQNPQLPVEMLSNGSAPTNTAYIRPSLGGDMAVFRGIAKFLLQWEREAIATNGKAVFDREFLSEHTTGVDEYLAEVDATTWEHITEQSGLELSEIEMVASMYRRAERVITCWAMGLTQHRHSVPTIKEVANVQMLRGNVGKPGAGLSPVRGHSNVQGDRTMGIDEKPSDMLLDSIERRFNFEVPRGVGHNTVQAIKAMEELQSKVFIGLGGNFAQATPDTERTHKAMKNCDLTVHISTKLNRSHLVTGKDALILPCLGRTEVDTQANGPQGVTVEDTFSMVHISYGQLKPRSESLRSEPAIIAGIANATLGTHPIDWNWAIEDYDRIRDLIADTIPGFTNFNEKLKNPGGFHLVNPAAQRTWNTPSGKAQFGASPLPKQLISEAILEKGEKPDLILQTMRSHDQYNTTLYGLNDRYRGVFGMREVLFINEADIRKLGFEPGDKVDMVSMWEDGIERKVSGFTLVAYDVPAGQAAAYYPETNPLVPLDSYGDRTFTPTSKFIAIKLEKSTSDEISLVTSE; encoded by the coding sequence GTGAGCCAAAAAGAACAAATAAAAGCATATAAAGGTCCTGCGGGTGGTTGGGGAGCATTAAAAGCGGTCACTAAAAGCTGGTGGGGTAGCGAGAATGCCGTTAAGAACATTCGTACCATGCTGAAAACCAACCAAAACGGTGGCTTTGATTGCCCCGGCTGTGCGTGGGGAGAATCGCCTGAAAGCGGAAAAGTTAACTTCTGTGAAAATGGCGCTAAAGCGGTCAACTGGGAAGCGACTAAACGACTCGTCGATCCTGAGTTCTTTTCTCATCACAGTGTCACTTCTATGTTGAAGCAGACGGATTATTGGCTGGAGTATCAGGGCCGCATCACTCATCCAATGAGGTACGATGCTAAAACCGATCACTATGTTCCCATCAATTGGGAGGATGCTTTTGAGTTAATTGCACTGCACCTTAACCAACTTGAATCTCCTCACCAAGCTGAGTTCTACACCTCTGGCCGTGCGAGTAACGAAGCTGCATTTTTGTACCAGTTATTTGTGCGCGCATTTGGTACAAACAACTTCCCTGATTGTTCAAATATGTGCCATGAAGCGAGCGCAATTGGCATGAAAGATACCATCGGAGTAGGTAAAGGCACGGTCATTTTCGATGATTTCGAGAAAGCAGACGCCATTTTTGTTATTGGCCAAAATCCGGGAACAAACCATCCGCGCATGCTTGAGCCTCTTCGTGAAGCGGTAAAACGTGGCGCGCAGGTTATCTGCATTAACCCTCTAAAAGAACGTGGATTGGAGCGCTTTCAGAATCCGCAATTGCCGGTTGAAATGCTGAGTAACGGTTCTGCCCCGACTAACACCGCCTATATACGCCCATCTCTGGGGGGGGATATGGCAGTATTTAGGGGGATCGCCAAGTTCCTACTTCAGTGGGAGCGTGAAGCGATCGCGACCAATGGAAAGGCAGTATTTGATCGCGAGTTCTTGAGCGAGCATACAACTGGTGTTGATGAATATCTTGCGGAAGTCGATGCGACGACATGGGAGCATATCACTGAGCAATCTGGCTTAGAACTCAGTGAGATCGAAATGGTCGCAAGTATGTATCGACGTGCGGAAAGAGTAATCACCTGTTGGGCTATGGGACTGACACAGCACCGCCACTCAGTACCGACAATAAAAGAAGTCGCCAATGTGCAGATGTTACGAGGTAACGTCGGAAAGCCAGGCGCGGGACTGTCACCTGTACGTGGACACAGCAACGTTCAGGGCGACCGCACGATGGGGATCGATGAAAAGCCATCAGATATGTTGTTGGATAGCATTGAACGTCGCTTTAACTTCGAGGTTCCAAGAGGTGTTGGTCATAACACTGTGCAAGCGATTAAAGCAATGGAAGAGCTTCAGTCCAAGGTCTTTATCGGCTTAGGCGGTAATTTTGCTCAAGCAACGCCAGACACAGAACGCACGCACAAGGCGATGAAAAATTGTGATTTAACCGTGCACATTTCTACTAAGCTGAACCGCTCGCATTTAGTGACTGGTAAAGATGCGTTGATACTTCCGTGTTTGGGGCGCACAGAGGTCGATACTCAGGCAAATGGCCCGCAAGGGGTGACGGTAGAAGACACCTTTAGCATGGTGCACATTTCATATGGTCAACTTAAGCCACGCTCGGAGTCTCTGCGTTCAGAGCCTGCGATTATCGCGGGTATAGCGAATGCTACGCTTGGTACGCATCCAATAGATTGGAATTGGGCGATTGAAGATTATGATCGTATTCGTGATTTGATTGCAGACACCATCCCAGGGTTTACTAATTTCAATGAAAAGCTGAAAAATCCGGGCGGATTCCATCTGGTTAACCCAGCCGCGCAGCGTACATGGAACACACCAAGTGGTAAAGCTCAGTTCGGTGCAAGTCCGTTGCCTAAGCAGCTGATTAGCGAAGCGATTTTGGAAAAGGGCGAAAAGCCGGATCTCATACTTCAGACGATGCGCTCACATGACCAGTACAATACTACGCTGTACGGCTTAAACGACCGTTATCGTGGGGTGTTTGGCATGAGAGAGGTGCTGTTCATCAACGAAGCCGATATTAGAAAGCTCGGATTTGAACCGGGAGACAAAGTCGACATGGTGTCAATGTGGGAAGACGGTATCGAACGTAAAGTAAGCGGTTTTACGCTGGTTGCGTATGACGTGCCAGCTGGTCAAGCCGCCGCTTATTATCCAGAAACTAACCCTCTTGTGCCACTCGATAGCTACGGGGACAGAACGTTTACACCAACATCGAAGTTCATCGCGATCAAGTTGGAAAAATCAACATCGGATGAAATCTCGCTTGTAACGAGTGAATAA
- a CDS encoding murein L,D-transpeptidase catalytic domain family protein, whose protein sequence is MKTIIALVLSASVIFAVPSYSKDSITKQEGLVTFQLVENTYKDAKLDGVVDYQLFNRAYIAYKNTPGKKKPLLTIIDYSKPSTEKRFYVVDLNKKKLVFNTYVAHGVNSGQKVATQFSNIINSRKTSLGTFLTDSTYYGSNGYSLRLDGLTAGVNDKARQRYIVIHGANYANESFIRKHGYLGRSWGCPALPKTLSRKIIDTIKGGSVIYASA, encoded by the coding sequence ATGAAAACAATCATTGCACTGGTACTTTCGGCGTCGGTGATCTTTGCCGTGCCATCTTATTCTAAAGACTCAATTACAAAGCAGGAAGGATTAGTTACATTTCAACTTGTTGAAAACACGTATAAAGATGCAAAACTTGATGGTGTTGTGGATTACCAATTATTCAACCGAGCGTATATTGCTTATAAGAATACACCCGGAAAGAAAAAACCATTATTAACCATCATAGACTACAGTAAGCCCTCGACAGAAAAACGTTTTTATGTCGTAGACTTAAATAAGAAGAAGTTAGTTTTCAATACTTACGTTGCGCACGGTGTAAATAGTGGCCAAAAAGTAGCGACACAGTTTTCGAACATCATCAACTCTCGTAAGACATCGCTTGGGACATTTTTGACGGATTCTACCTACTACGGTTCGAACGGCTATTCCCTTCGATTAGACGGCCTAACCGCAGGTGTTAATGATAAGGCAAGACAGCGCTACATCGTTATTCATGGTGCCAACTATGCGAATGAGTCATTCATACGAAAACACGGATATCTTGGCCGAAGCTGGGGATGCCCTGCACTACCGAAAACCTTGTCTCGTAAGATCATTGATACCATCAAAGGTGGCAGCGTAATCTATGCAAGTGCATAG
- the phaC gene encoding class I poly(R)-hydroxyalkanoic acid synthase, which translates to MYQHFFSDYLVKLQESNQKWWENFEINRAAVNSPLNKAMQEINLEDTAKLIESAANQPTMMLQIQMEWWQKQLEIWQNVTLASNPEGVVEPERGDKRFSNQEWQQDVFYNFIKQSYLLFSQTYLQTIDSIEGLDEKSKERLSFFSRQAINALSPSNFIATNPELLKLTIEQNGQNLLAGMDQLREDIESSADILKIRMTNNNAFRVGEDIANTAGDVVYQNELFELIQYRPMTEKVNAVPLLIVPPFINKYYILDLREKNSMVRWLLEQGHSVFMISWRNPGVEQRNVEFGDYVTEGVVKAVAAIESITGKDQINAAGYCIGGTVLASTIAYYAAKRMKKRIKSATFFTTLLDFSQPGEVGAYINDTIIDAITLQNDAKGYMDGRSLSVTFSLLRENSLYWNYYVDNYLKGNSPVDFDLLYWNSDSTNVSAACHNFMLRELYLQNKLIEDKGVKVGGVWIDLDKIKVPSYFVSAKEDHIALWQGTYRGALKVGGNKTFVLGESGHIAGIVNHPAKGKYGYWVNESLDENADEWLANAQHTEGSWWTHWNQWLQGFNPAEQVEPFSVGNDEFPVLAPAPGSYVKQVLPIEVEQPVKEEQV; encoded by the coding sequence ATGTATCAACACTTCTTTTCGGACTACCTTGTGAAGCTCCAAGAATCCAATCAAAAGTGGTGGGAAAATTTCGAAATAAACAGGGCAGCCGTAAACTCACCTCTCAACAAGGCGATGCAAGAAATCAATTTGGAAGATACTGCAAAACTTATTGAAAGTGCAGCAAATCAACCAACAATGATGCTGCAGATCCAAATGGAGTGGTGGCAGAAGCAACTTGAGATTTGGCAAAACGTAACGCTCGCGAGTAACCCGGAAGGGGTTGTTGAGCCTGAGCGTGGTGATAAGCGTTTCTCAAATCAAGAGTGGCAGCAAGACGTCTTTTACAATTTCATTAAGCAATCCTATTTATTGTTTAGCCAAACGTATCTACAAACGATTGATAGTATTGAAGGCTTGGATGAAAAGAGCAAAGAACGCCTCAGTTTCTTCTCACGTCAGGCAATCAACGCGCTTTCTCCAAGTAACTTTATCGCAACTAACCCAGAGCTGCTTAAGCTAACGATAGAGCAGAATGGGCAAAACCTGTTAGCGGGTATGGATCAGCTACGCGAAGATATTGAGTCAAGCGCCGATATCCTTAAGATCCGTATGACAAACAACAACGCTTTCCGTGTTGGTGAAGATATTGCAAATACAGCGGGTGATGTGGTGTATCAGAACGAACTGTTCGAACTGATTCAATATCGTCCGATGACTGAAAAAGTCAATGCAGTTCCATTACTGATTGTTCCGCCATTTATCAATAAGTACTACATTCTCGATCTACGAGAAAAGAACTCTATGGTTCGTTGGTTGCTTGAACAAGGTCATTCTGTATTTATGATCTCGTGGCGCAACCCAGGCGTAGAGCAGCGAAATGTAGAGTTTGGCGACTACGTGACAGAAGGTGTCGTAAAAGCTGTCGCGGCGATTGAGTCGATCACAGGGAAAGACCAGATAAACGCTGCAGGTTACTGCATTGGTGGTACTGTTCTCGCGAGTACGATCGCTTACTATGCTGCTAAGCGAATGAAAAAGCGTATTAAGAGCGCAACCTTCTTTACAACGTTACTGGACTTTTCTCAGCCAGGCGAAGTGGGTGCATACATTAATGACACTATTATTGATGCAATTACGCTGCAAAACGATGCCAAAGGTTACATGGACGGCCGTTCGTTGAGCGTTACCTTCAGCTTGCTACGTGAAAACAGCTTGTACTGGAACTACTACGTTGATAATTACCTAAAAGGTAACAGCCCAGTGGACTTCGATCTGCTGTACTGGAACAGCGACAGTACAAACGTATCGGCGGCTTGCCACAACTTTATGCTACGTGAACTCTATCTTCAGAATAAATTAATTGAAGATAAAGGCGTGAAAGTTGGTGGTGTATGGATCGACTTAGATAAGATCAAAGTGCCTAGCTACTTTGTTTCAGCTAAGGAAGACCACATTGCACTATGGCAAGGCACTTATCGTGGCGCACTGAAAGTAGGTGGTAATAAAACGTTCGTACTTGGTGAATCTGGTCATATTGCTGGTATCGTTAACCATCCAGCAAAAGGCAAATACGGTTACTGGGTGAACGAATCGCTAGACGAAAATGCCGACGAGTGGCTAGCAAATGCGCAGCATACTGAAGGCTCTTGGTGGACACATTGGAATCAATGGCTACAAGGCTTTAACCCTGCAGAGCAGGTAGAGCCGTTTAGCGTTGGTAATGATGAATTCCCAGTGCTTGCACCAGCGCCAGGTAGTTATGTGAAACAAGTGCTACCGATTGAAGTCGAGCAGCCAGTGAAAGAAGAACAAGTTTAA
- a CDS encoding MFS transporter, translating to MNRNVWLLSICQALLMTGNILLISVIGLVGKTLAPSESMITLPVAVQFLGLMAATIPASLIMGRLGRRKGFSIGNIVGITGASIATYALATEAFFLFCLGTLLLGVGIGFGTLYRFAAIEVCDEDARHRAISISMAGGVLAAMLGPNLAIYSQQWSPDGLYVGAFMALIVLNICALLLLQTIRFPDVVHHQDAPKADSLRDIVSAPNFMMAVFAAMVSYAVMNILMTATPLAMIGCGFDFHKAAGVIEWHVLGMFVPAFFTGKLIERFGARQMILLGGVLFVLCVLVNIHGQSIWHFSTALILLGVGWNFMFIAATGLFSQSYEAHNKSKAQAFNEFFVFSCVTITALLSGWLESTIGWESMNIYVLPFVIAVILLFGLNTYKAQKLTA from the coding sequence ATGAATCGAAACGTCTGGTTGCTCTCTATTTGCCAAGCATTATTGATGACAGGGAACATCCTTCTAATATCAGTGATTGGTTTAGTGGGGAAAACGCTCGCACCGAGCGAAAGCATGATTACCTTGCCAGTTGCGGTGCAGTTTCTTGGTTTGATGGCAGCAACTATTCCGGCGTCCCTTATTATGGGAAGATTAGGGCGAAGAAAAGGGTTTAGCATTGGCAACATTGTTGGTATCACCGGGGCCAGTATTGCGACTTATGCGTTAGCGACCGAAGCCTTTTTCTTGTTTTGTTTGGGTACTTTGCTACTTGGTGTTGGCATTGGTTTTGGTACGCTTTACCGTTTTGCTGCGATTGAGGTGTGCGATGAGGATGCAAGACACCGTGCGATTTCTATTTCCATGGCAGGAGGCGTACTCGCGGCGATGCTTGGACCGAATTTGGCCATCTATTCTCAGCAATGGTCTCCAGACGGTCTTTATGTCGGTGCATTTATGGCGCTTATCGTCTTAAATATCTGCGCATTGCTCCTTCTCCAGACCATTCGCTTCCCAGACGTAGTTCACCACCAAGATGCGCCCAAAGCGGACTCGCTAAGAGACATTGTTTCTGCTCCGAATTTTATGATGGCCGTGTTTGCGGCAATGGTTTCTTATGCGGTCATGAACATTCTGATGACTGCAACACCATTGGCAATGATAGGGTGTGGTTTTGACTTTCATAAAGCGGCGGGTGTCATTGAATGGCATGTGCTAGGCATGTTTGTTCCTGCTTTCTTTACCGGTAAGTTGATTGAGCGATTCGGAGCAAGGCAAATGATTTTGCTTGGTGGCGTGTTATTTGTGTTGTGTGTGCTGGTGAACATACATGGCCAGTCTATTTGGCACTTTTCAACCGCACTTATCCTACTTGGTGTAGGCTGGAACTTTATGTTCATTGCCGCAACAGGCTTGTTTAGTCAATCCTATGAAGCACATAACAAATCGAAAGCTCAGGCTTTTAATGAGTTCTTTGTATTCAGTTGTGTGACCATTACCGCGCTTTTGTCAGGCTGGTTAGAGTCTACAATCGGATGGGAATCAATGAATATCTACGTGCTTCCATTTGTTATCGCCGTCATATTGCTATTTGGTCTGAATACCTACAAAGCTCAAAAACTGACGGCTTAA
- a CDS encoding phasin family protein: MYTDFFKTFSDQTEKTMAPYVKFNKLVTKNLEVITELQLNAVRTYSELGLAQMKAASEIKDVTSLTAFNGQQLNVLSKLSQQMVDDSNKLQSIAKEFKDDIEQLTSENLKTVNPA, from the coding sequence ATGTATACAGACTTTTTCAAAACGTTCTCAGATCAAACTGAAAAAACTATGGCACCGTACGTGAAGTTCAACAAACTTGTTACTAAGAATTTAGAAGTTATCACTGAGCTTCAGCTAAATGCAGTTCGCACATACAGCGAATTGGGTCTAGCACAAATGAAAGCAGCAAGTGAAATCAAAGATGTGACGTCACTAACTGCATTCAACGGCCAGCAACTGAACGTTCTTTCAAAGCTATCTCAGCAAATGGTTGACGACAGCAACAAGCTTCAGTCTATCGCTAAAGAGTTTAAAGATGACATCGAGCAACTGACTTCGGAAAACCTTAAAACAGTGAATCCGGCTTAA
- the fdhD gene encoding formate dehydrogenase accessory sulfurtransferase FdhD, whose product MRCTTQPYIEPENFNQEPPQPSEYNYRELTDGQPLHCTPLASESPLAISYNGISQAVMMVTPGHLEDFVKGFSLSTGIVHDFKEIKGIEIGGNSESHYADVEINNRAFWALKTQRRNLAGTTGCGICGVEALEQALPDLEPLTPTLPPRVFVFEGLREKIAEQQEAAKESGALHAALFANLQGDIVACREDIGRHNALDKLIGALANNHIAPESGFAIMTSRCSLELIHKAVRARIPTLVCLSAPTALTVEWARKNHLNLIHLPKNGAPRLYSPAP is encoded by the coding sequence ATGAGATGTACAACTCAACCCTATATTGAACCAGAAAACTTCAATCAAGAACCACCTCAGCCAAGTGAGTATAACTATCGCGAATTAACCGATGGGCAACCTTTGCACTGCACACCGCTTGCCAGTGAATCGCCACTCGCCATTAGTTACAATGGTATTAGTCAAGCCGTGATGATGGTCACTCCGGGTCATTTAGAAGACTTTGTGAAAGGGTTTAGCTTAAGTACCGGTATTGTCCATGATTTTAAAGAGATCAAAGGCATCGAAATTGGCGGTAACAGCGAATCCCACTATGCTGACGTTGAAATTAACAATCGTGCATTTTGGGCACTAAAAACCCAGCGACGAAATCTGGCGGGAACCACAGGCTGTGGTATTTGTGGCGTTGAAGCTCTGGAGCAAGCGCTGCCCGATCTAGAGCCGCTGACTCCAACACTTCCTCCTCGCGTGTTCGTATTTGAAGGGCTAAGGGAAAAAATAGCCGAGCAACAAGAGGCTGCAAAAGAGTCGGGCGCACTGCACGCGGCTCTATTTGCCAACCTACAAGGGGATATTGTGGCGTGCCGTGAAGACATAGGACGACACAACGCGTTAGATAAACTTATTGGGGCATTGGCGAATAACCACATTGCTCCTGAAAGTGGATTTGCGATCATGACCAGCCGTTGTAGCTTAGAACTCATTCACAAAGCTGTGCGTGCTCGCATTCCCACTTTAGTCTGCTTATCCGCTCCAACCGCGTTGACCGTTGAATGGGCGAGAAAGAACCACTTAAACCTTATCCATCTACCCAAAAATGGGGCACCGAGACTGTACAGCCCTGCCCCTTAA